A window of Fusarium musae strain F31 chromosome 1, whole genome shotgun sequence genomic DNA:
GAGCGAAGATCATCAGATGCCATTGGCCAATTGCTGCATGCATCACGGATGAGCCGGATCTGGAATTCCGGACCTGATGGCTGGAACAGTTTCAGCATCCCGCTGCAATGTGCTGTAACGCTATAAGTGCGCTAAACCGACCCCTCGGGATGGGTGATAGGAATTGCCGGATACAGTGGAGGCCAGATGATCCCTGTCCCAGGAGCATTTGGAGGTCATCGGACACTATGAGTTtttctcttgtcttgttgttTCTCGTGTTTTCCACCCCGCCCGCTTCGGccgagagaagaggatggaagTTCATGCCACATCATATCATCTTGCTACGGACGATTATCAGAGAGACAGGCCAAGTGGGCGGTGTGTTTTTGGTTAGTTGTGGTGGAGATGCGTTGATCGCATCGTGAGAGTCGCTTAGACAGTTCCTGAGGTACGGAATACTCTACCTATCTAGAGTTTGGTGCCAATTGTAGGTTGAGTTAGGTTAGGCAGGCGTTTAAGGGGTAATATCTTGTTGAGTTGGGTATCGTCGTCAACAAATTCCATGTGGTTTAAccctactccgtagatggACAGACTATGGGGAATACCGATGTCTGTGATATGCGATTCGCAAGTCAATGGATTCTTAGGCATGGATCTCATGATTGGTTATCAACGAAGCGAGGAATagttttctttgctttttgtttCTCTTGTCTAGTTGTATTTTATGTACACACCTTGTATTTGATGCTGTTATTGTTCATCATGAGTTCTCATAATGGCAATGGCAGATCATGAAATCTATCGCTAGCCTGGAGATGGACTGATGGACTGATGGACCGTTCTGGGTGGCTTGGGAACCCCACCTGAGCTCAGGCAGCAACATTTTGAACGgctcaagagaagaaaaagagtaCGGAGCAGAGCCTGAAATTCTCTGAGAgtgatgctgctgttgaggacGCCACTGAACAGTAGCATCGACACTCAGCACAACTCTCGGTTGCAGAGCTTCTCCCTCTTTGGGAGAACCTGCAGCGATTCTCAGCTTCTAGAGCTCTTGGTATTGGACCTCAATAAGGTAGACACACTAGACACACCTGAATTGCTATAGCACACCCTCTCCTCTAGCTTTGCCTCCTGGCCTCCCACGTCCTCCTCACTCTAGGCTCATGCATCCCGAGCATCCCCGCCCTGGAAATAGTGGGCTTCGGTGGGGGTTCCCCGGGCTCAGAACATGTCAAAGCTCCCAATCCCATCATGGGCAAACAATGGAgctctcctcatcatgactggcctctctcttttttttttggcaGTGAATCGCGAGATGccgagagaagagagagtccATAGTAAAAAAGCGTTCCACGAGCTTATTTTTGGGAGGAGGCTCCACATCGCCTGATGATCGATTCAACTGTTTAGATCGTAGATATATATGAGTGaggtctcttctcttcccgaGTTCTCACAGAGCAACGTCATCTGTTTATTCATGTTTATGAATTGAGTTACAAAGCATTACGAACGAATACAGACGAATACAGtacaatccaatccaatccatctCGAGCTAAGACTCAGTGATCCATCACTGGCTACACACCCTTAGCTACTCTCAAAGTTCCAGACTTTTGTTGCTTTTCGCGGGGTGACGCCTCCGCCTCAGACGACGCCtcctcttctcggccttctgcttctgcttcacaCCTCTTTGAATCATTCTTCCCCTCCCTCCTTCGCTCACTCAGCGTCTTCTCAAGACTATGTATAGCAACCATAAGCCCATCAAAGTCATGGAGTAGGTTTCCCTTCATCCCGCCATTCTTTCACATTTCATGCACAGTTGCTGATTAACCTTCTTCGCAATGGATAGACCTCCTCAAGTTTTGGTATGCGCTCATCGGGATACACCCTTCAGCCGTTTGTGGCGGTTGTATAAGGTTAACATTGTGTCATGACTGACTTGTCTCGTGTAGGATCACTACATCGGTGTCGATGTCGGCACTGGCTCTGCTCGTGCTTGCATCATTGACGAAACTGGTGATATCAAGGCTCTGGCCTCTGAGAACATCAAGCTATGGCAGCCTGAGACTGGCTACTACGTAAGCTGCACTCGCAACACTATCCCATCATGATCTGACTCCTCTAGGAACAATCCACCACAGACATCTGGCAATGCATCTGCGAATGTGTCCGCCGCGTCGTTAGCGAGTCCACAGTCAACCCCTCGAGTATCAAGGGCATTGGCTTTGATGCAACTTGCTCTCTTGCCGTCTTCACCCATGACACCGACGAGCCGCTCCCCGTCACTGGCCCAGACTTCACCAATGATGGCAATGACCGCAACGTCATCCTATGGCTCGATCACAGGCCTGTCGAAGAGAccgagaagatcaacaacaccaagcatAAGCTTCTCAAATATGTTGGTGGAAAGATGAGcattgagatggagatgccaAAGGTGCTCTGGCTCAAGAACCACATGCCTCCTGAGCTATTTGCCCGTGCCAAGTTCTACGATCTTGCCGATGCTCTGACACACTTGGCTACTGGCAACGAGACCCGTAGCTACTGCAGTGTGGTTTGCAAGCAGGGCTTCGTCCCAGTGGGTGTTGATGGTAGCGTCAAGGGTTGGCAAGAAGACTTCTACCATGAGATTGGTCTTGAAGATCTTACCAAAGACGACTTCAAGCAGATGGGTGGTGTCAACGGGGTGGTGAGCCTTTTTCATATTATCTTCCCTTGATTTCTCTGCTCCATGCTTTTCATACGCCAGAAGCTAACCATCAAATTCGCAGAACGGAACCTATGTCAGCGCTGGCGAGCCTGTAGGCACTTTGAGTCGACTAGCCGCGAACCAACTCGGTCTTCCCATGGGCATCCCTGTGGGCAGCGGTGTCATTGACGCATATGCAGGTTGGATCGGAACTGTGGGAGCTAAAGTCGATCTTGGGGACGACGAACTCAACGCTGCTGTACCCCACAATGACCTTGCCCAAGCCTTCACTCGTTTGGCTGCTGTTGCAGGAACCTCCACATGCCACTTGGCTCTGTCCAAGGAGCCTGTCTTTGTCCCTGGTGTCTGGGGTCCTTACCGTGATGTACTCTTGCCTGAGTTTTGGATGGCCGAAGGTGGTCAATCTGCGACTGGAGAGCTTCTGCGACATATGCTCGACATCCACCCCGCTTACAATGAGACATGCGCCCTTGCCAAAGCTGAAGACAAGCACATCTATGACTTCCTCAACACTCACCTTGAGTTGATGGTTGAGAAGCATAATGCTCCCTCGATTTCATACCTTGGCCGTCACCACTTCTTCTATGGTGACCTTTGGGGTAACCGCTCACCAATCGCTGATCCCAACATGAAGGGCAGCATGATCGGACTGGACAGCGACAAGAGCACCGACAACATGGCCCTTTGGTACTACGCCACCATGGAATTCATCGCATTACAGACCCGCCAAATCGTCGAGCAGATGAACAATGCCGGCCACGagatctc
This region includes:
- a CDS encoding hypothetical protein (EggNog:ENOG41), whose translation is MDRPPQVLDHYIGVDVGTGSARACIIDETGDIKALASENIKLWQPETGYYEQSTTDIWQCICECVRRVVSESTVNPSSIKGIGFDATCSLAVFTHDTDEPLPVTGPDFTNDGNDRNVILWLDHRPVEETEKINNTKHKLLKYVGGKMSIEMEMPKVLWLKNHMPPELFARAKFYDLADALTHLATGNETRSYCSVVCKQGFVPVGVDGSVKGWQEDFYHEIGLEDLTKDDFKQMGGVNGVNGTYVSAGEPVGTLSRLAANQLGLPMGIPVGSGVIDAYAGWIGTVGAKVDLGDDELNAAVPHNDLAQAFTRLAAVAGTSTCHLALSKEPVFVPGVWGPYRDVLLPEFWMAEGGQSATGELLRHMLDIHPAYNETCALAKAEDKHIYDFLNTHLELMVEKHNAPSISYLGRHHFFYGDLWGNRSPIADPNMKGSMIGLDSDKSTDNMALWYYATMEFIALQTRQIVEQMNNAGHEISSIFMSGSQCQNPVLMNLLATACGMPVLIPRYVNAAVVHGAAMLGAKAASHAKEGSEPESLWSIMDRMSKRGRLVDPSTNEDEKALLDAKYEIFLDMCKTQQEYRSKIDKVVSKKASLNGAPNGA